One genomic segment of Nothobranchius furzeri strain GRZ-AD chromosome 10, NfurGRZ-RIMD1, whole genome shotgun sequence includes these proteins:
- the zgc:112294 gene encoding transmembrane protein 17A, whose protein sequence is MSVFYSPTPENLQTGLAYMRGSVFANNRTADVDLTREQEDAAVANELVSHLPLQMLLYFNMFYFPCWWFSSVFMLEVKFHHLAGYYQALLITGLVLVTVVEVIRLYLGYTGNLKEKVPELAAFWLLSFTFQLPVLLFFVTDEGTIILPLERAIHSIYLLFLFAQILASFLALRAMTRKLTLLFYLRQFGKVESLHHPEMSPVCGLAYNRSVLPSSPTPEVYH, encoded by the exons ATGTCCGTCTTTTACTCGCCTACACCGGAGAACCTGCAGACGGGCCTGGCCTACATGAGAGGCTCTGTGTTCGCCAACAACAGGACGGCAGACGTTGACCTCACCAGGGAGCAGGAGGATGCAGCGG TGGCCAATGAGTTAGTTTCTCACCTTCCCCTTCAAATGCTGCTATACTTCAACATGTTTTACTTTCCATGCTGGTGGTTTTCTTCAGTGTTCATGTTAGAAGTAAAG TTCCACCACCTTGCAGGGTACTACCAGGCTCTGCTCATAACTGGTCTGGTTCTGGTCACCGTCGTTGAAGTGATTCGGCTTTATCTGGGCTACACTGGAAACCTTAAAGAGAAG GTGCCAGAGCTGGCAGCCTTCTGGCTGCTCTCCTTCACCTTCCAGCTGCCAGTGCTGCTCTTCTTCGTGACCGATGAAGGAACTATCATCCTGCCTCTGGAGAGAGCCATCCACTCCATCTACCTCCTTTTCCTCTTTGCTCAGATCCTAGCATCCTTCTTGGCTCTCAGGGCCATGACCCGAAAGCTCACCCTTCTTTTTTACCTACGCCAGTTTGGTAAGGTGGAGAGCCTGCACCACCCAGAGATGAGCCCCGTCTGTGGGCTTGCCTACAACCGCAGCGTGCTGCCCAGTTCACCCACTCCTGAAGTCTACCATTAA